The DNA sequence GCTATCTCAATCCTTATCGTATTCGCTATAATGCTTGCCGGTCCTCTCTACAAGAGACCAAAAGAATGGACCACCTTAACAAATTTTTTTGTGTCCCTGATTGTCTCACTTTTTTCTTTCTTTGTACTTTTAAAGATTATAATGCGTGCATTCCTAACAGGAGGGAGAATTGATGCCTTCGCCATATCAACAAAGGATATTGGCAGGGCCCTCTTTGACAAGCTTACCCTTCCATTTGAACTTATTTCGCTTCTCATTGTTGTAAGTATTATCGGTGCGATCATGCTTGCCCTTTTCTCGAAGGAGGAAAAATGACAGAGGTATTTTTTTACAACAATCTCTATACATACCTTTTTGTCTCATTGTTCCTCCTTTGCTGTGGGGTATTGGGTGTTTTATACAGGAGAACCCTGATAGGCATGCTCGTATCCGTAGAACTCATCATGAATGGGGCAGGCCTGAACCTTGTTGCCTTTAACAGGTTTTCTTCGCAGGACAACCCCTACGGGATGATATTTACCCTGTTCATCATGGGAATTGCAGCAGCAGAAGCAGCTATTGCGCTGGGTATCATTATCTTAATATTTAGGAAGTACAAACATATAGAAGGCGGAGAAATAAAGGAGATGAAAGACTGACGTATGCATATTGAGAGTGCAAGACCACTTCTACCGATTACTATCATCCTCCTTACATCCATTCTCATTCTCATATCGAGGAAAAGACAGAATATAAGGGAATTCTGGTCTGTCGCCGGCTCAATCCTCACATTCATCTCCGTGGTAAGCATGGTCCCTGCTATACTGAATGGTAATAAAATCCTCTATACCTTGTCTACCATAGCCCCCGGTATCTCCTTAAATTTTAGAGTAGACGCCCTTTCTTTAGTTTTTGGAATTATATCTTCCTTTTTATGGATATTTGCAACCTTTTACAATATAGGCTATATGAGGTCCCTTAAAGAACATGCCCAGACACGGTACTATACCTGCTTCGCTATCGCAATACTTGGTGCACAGGGGGTTTCTTTTTCTGGAAGCCTCTTTTCCCTTTATCTCTTCTATGAAGTTATCACATTATTTACCTATCCTCTGGTTGCCCACCATCAGGATGAAGAGGCATATGAAGGTGGGAAAAAATATATCGTGTATCTTATGGGGACAGCCAAGGGGCTTCTTTTACCTGCTGTCATTCTTACCTATGTATTCACAGGGACCCTTGATTTTGCCGATAACATAACCAAGGGAGTTTTTACAAAAGGTGTAGATAATGTCTGGATCGTTGTAACGTATGTGCTATTTATCGCTGGATTTGCCAAGGCTGCTATAATGCCCCTTCATAACTGGCTACCTTCTGCGATGATTGCCCCGACACCTGTGACCGCCCTTCTCCATGCTGTTGCCGTTGTGAAGGCAGGTGTGTTCTGTATCTCAAGGGTCATGCTTTCAACCTTTGGCATAGAGCTCCTACATAGGCTGAACCTTGGTATATGCACCGCATACTTTGTGTCATTCACAATCCTGGCCGCATCCATTATAGCGCTGACCAAAGATGATATAAAGGCGCGGCTTGCATATTCTACTGTAAGCCAGCTTTCATATATAGTCCTCGGTGTAGCGCTCCTTGATAGTTCAGGGGTTCTCGGTGGCATCCTCCATATTGTGAATCATGGTTTTAGTAAGATCACCTTATTCTTCTGTGCAGGCGCTATATATGTTGTGACGCATAAGAAAAGGATTAGTGATATGGAAGGCATTGGTTATGCAATGCCCTTCACAATGGGGGCCTTTGCAATAGCATCCCTGAGCATGATTGGGGTACCGCCGGTTGCCGGATTTGTAAGTAAATGGTATCTACTTAAGGGAGCCCTGGGAATTCATAACCTAATTATTGTAATCGTCCTTATGGTAAGTTCAATACTTAATGCAGGTTACTTTGCCCCTATTACATTTAAGGCATTCTTTCAGGGCAAAAAGGTTGGGTGGACAAAGGGGGATATAAAGGAAGCGCCGGCCACAATGGTGGTCCCAATCGTGATTGCCTCTCTTATATCTGTTGCGCTCGGTCTTTTCCCGCAGTTCTTTGTAGGTCTTATCGGGAGGTTGCTGCCATGAATGTCCTTAAATATATTGAAGCATTAAGACGGAATATGAAAACGTTGAACATAGTTCTTATCGTCTATCTCGCAGTCCTTGCACTCTACGATGTTGCTCTGCGCCTTACCGAGGCGCACGGACACTACTGGATAGATACATTCCCGGCCTATTGGACTATATTCGGCGGCGTGGGTTGCTTTATTCTTATTAAAGTCGCCAAGGGCATAGCGCATCTATTTCTCTCAAAGGACGAGGACTACTATGGATAAGTGGATACACCCGGCCCTCTTCTATCTCCTTGGAAGTCTCTTGATTCCCTTCGTAAAAGGGAAAGCGAAGAAATTCCTTACCCTTCTCATCCCGATCCTTTCCATCATCGACGTTGCCTTCATGAAGACCGGTACATACGGAAGCGTAAGTTTTCTCAATATGAACCTTGTCTTCGGCAGGGTCGATAAGCTGAGCCTCGTCTTTGCCTGGGTTTTTGTCATCATGGCCCTTCTCGGTGCCATCTATGCACTCCACGTGAAGGAGAACGGGCACCATATAGCGGGTTTTTATTATGTGGGAAGCTCCCTGGGCGCCATCTTTGCGGGAGATTACCTGACACTTTTTATCTTCTGGGAGATTATGGCATTCTCCTCGGTATTTCTCGTCTGGTACCGCAGGGAAAAACGCTCGATTGATGCAGGATTTCGGTATCTCCTCGTTCACGTCTTTGGCGGACTCCTCTTCTTTACCGGCATGATGCTTTACTATGCCAAAACGGGCAACCTTGTTTTTAACAGCATACTCCCGGCTAATGCGGGTCTTCCGGAATACCTAATCCTTGCCGGATTCTCCCTTAATGCTGCCGTGCTTCCGCTTCATGCCTGGCTCCCCGATGCATACCCTGAAGCGACGGTGGCCGGTGCAGTATTTATGTGTGCCTTCACAACAAAAACGGCCGTCTACGTCCTGGCACGAGGGTTCGCCGGATTTGAGATACTTGCAATCCTTGGCACTGCAATGACCGTGTACGGTGTTTTCTATGCCGTCATTGAAAACGACATACGGCGTGTTCTTGCATATCATATCATCAGCCAGGTGGGTTACATGGTAGCAGGGGTCGGTATAGGGACCGAGATGGCTGTCAACGGGGCATGTGCCCATGCCTTTGCCCATATCCTTTACAAGGCGCTCCTCTTTATGGGTGCCGGTTCGGTCCTTTACATGACGGGAACTGCGAAGCTTTCAAAGCTTGGCGGCCTGTATAAATATATGCCGCTTACGATGATTTTCTATATTGTCGGCGCCATATCGATCTCCGGTTTCCCGCTTTTCAGCGGATTCGTGAGCAAATCCATGATCGTTGCCTCTGCCCATGAACAGGGAAGGCTCTGGCTTTTGACGTTCATGAATCTTGCCGGTATCGGTACCTTCTTATCCGTTGGTTTGAAGGTCACCTACTTTGCATTTTTCGGAAAGGAATCCGCAATAAAAACAAAGGAGCCTCCGAAGAGTATGCTCTGGGCAATGGGGCTCACATCGTTTCTCTGTTTGGTTATCGGTGTCTATCCGAAGCTGCTCTACAATCTTCTTCCATTTCCTGTGGAGTATCATCCATATACATTGCCCCATCTTTCTGAAACTTTGCAGATTCTCTCTTTTACAGGGCTTGTCTTCTTCCTCCTTGTGGGGAAGCTCACACCCGAGGATAAGATAAATCTCGATATGGATTATATATACAGGAAAGGTACAGGGCTTTTTATGAAGCTCGATGAAAGGGTGATAGGCCCTTTGGATACCCTGTGGGGCGAGCTTTATAGAATACTGGGTCTTAGACTGCTTTTTAAAAATGCAAGTGTGTCTGATGGGATTGACAGGAAGGTCATTGATGGGATCGTCGACGGTTCAGCAACCACAGTAAGGGGGGCTGGCTCGTTGGTACGGAGGCTTCAAACAGGAAAAATTCAGGCATACATAGGGTTCTCTTTATTAATATTTTTTCTTATTATATGGCTAATTTTAACCTGAATGTGAAGGATTGATGGCTATGGAACAGTACCTTTTGATGAATCCCCTGAAATTCCCGATACTCTCAACCACCATATTTCTCCCCCTTCTCGGGGTAATCATCCTCCTTGTGATGAGGGATGAGAAGGCTATAAAGGTCACCGCTCTGATCACGGGTATCATAAACCTTTTAGTCTCCCTACTGCTCTATTTTAACTTTAATCCAGATACATATCTCTTCCAGTTTGGTGAGTTTATACCGTGGATACCAGCCTATAACATAAATTACATACTCGGTATTGATGGCATTACTATCTTTTTGGTAATACTCACTGCCCTTCTTGCCCCTATCTGTGTCCTCTGCTCGTGGACTGCCATCGAACACAGGATTAAAGAGTTCATGTTCTGTATATTGCTCATGGAAACTGCCTTGATCGGGGTTTTCTGTTCCCTTGACTTTATTCTCTTCTATGTCTTCTGGGAAGCAATGCTTATCCCCATGTATCTCCTGATAGCAATCTGGGGTGGTCCGAAAAAGGATTATGCATCGATAAAGTTCTTCATATACACATTGTTTGGCAGTGTGTTTCTTCTTGTTGCGATTATTGCAGTGTATCTTGCTACCGGTAGTTTCAATATACCGAATGCGATGTTCAGAGAATACAGCCTTACATTTCAGTACTGGGTATTCCTTGCCTTTGCCATTGCCTTTGCTGTTAAGGTGCCGATGTTCCCCTTTCATACATGGCTTCCTGCAGCACATACAGAGGCACCTACTGCAGGCAGCGTGTTTCTTGCCAGTGTGCTTCTGAAGATGGGTACTTATGGGTTTTTGAGATTCTGCCTGCCCATTACGCCAAAGGCGAGCCTTTATTTTGCACCATACATGGTAGCGCTCTCCATTATTGCGATTATATATGGTGGTTTTGTATGCTTGAGCCAGACTGATATGAAGCGGCTGATAGCATTTTCAAGCGTTGCTCACATGGGATTCGCAACGTTAGGGATATTCTCATTTACCCTCTTTGGATTTGAGGGGGCCCTTTTACAGATGCTCAACCACGGTGTTTCTACGGGTGCGCTCTTCCTCTGCGTGGGCATTGTGTATGAAAGGACGCACAGTCGAGAGATTTATGATAATGCAGGCCTTGGTAAGATCATGCCTGTATACATGGGTTTCTTCGGTCTCTTTTCTATTTCAGCGCTTGCCTTTCCCGGCACAAATAATTTTGTTGGAGAACTCTATGTACTTATAGGAACATTTTCTCAAAATAAGGTTGCAGGTTTTTTTGCGGTAATTGGTGCTGTCCTCGCGGCAGCTTACATGCTGAGGTTATTAAAACAGATTGCATGGGGTAGAGAGGACAAGAGAACAATCAAGGACATGAATATAAGAGAGATTATATATTTACTGCCCCTTGCGCTTTTTGTGCTATGGATTGGGATTTTTCCTCGTCCGTTTGTGCATACTATAGAAAAGACACTGATTCATCTTGCTACACAGATGCAGGGTTTTTTTCATTAAAGAGGTAATGTTATGATGCTACTTTTGCCTGAACTGTATATGCTACTGGTCTCCGTGACATTTCTGTTCATCTCTCTCGGCAGGAGAAGAAAAAGCATCTTTATGTGTGCAAAATTAATATCCCTGCTTGGCCTTGTCGTTACACTCACCAGCATTACAGGCAGGGGATGGCTATTTCACGGTGCATACAAGATTGACCTTTTTTCGCAGGTATTCAAGGCGTTATTATCCTATGGTTTTTGTCTGGTCGTATTTATGCTTGATACAAAGGATGAGATAGAAGAAGGTTGCCTCCCTGAATATTTTATGTTTTTAAGCTTTTCGACACTCGGGCTTATGATGCTTGTGAGCTCAGTGGAGCTTATCTCAATTGTCATATCCCTGGAGGTTTCTTCTTATAGCCTTTACGTGATAATCCCCCTGAGAAAGGGGCAGACAAAAATTCAGTTAGAGGCATCAATGAAATATCTGTTTTTTGGTGCCATATCTACAGGTATCATGCTTTATGGTATGAGTTATCTCTATGGCATGTGCCATTCTACCTTTCTCTCAGAAATCCTTTTTATATTTCCAAAATTCATTGATCAACCGATAGGTATTCTTGCCTTAATCCTTACACTCACAGGATTTTTCTTTAAACTCTCCCTCTTCCCATTCCACTTCTGGGCCCCTGACGTTTACGAGGGCGCATCTAATACTACCACTACATTCATTGCAACTATCCCCAAGATTGCGGGTGCTGCCCTTCTCATAAGGATTACAATGCTTGCCTCTGCAGGGTCTTCACAATTTGTGAGTATCCTTATCATACTTTCTGCACTGTCAATGACCTTTGGAAACCTCGTGGCCCTTGTTCAAAAAGACATCAAAAGGCTTCTCGCCTATTCTGGCATTGCCCATGCGGGATATTTGATGATGGGTATACTTGCATTAAGCAGGGATGGCAGCGCATCAGCAATATACTACATTACTATATATTTATTCATGAACCTTGCATGTTTTTATGTGGTTATACTCCTTTCGAAAAAGGGTGAAAATATCGTGCTTAATGACCTTGTGGGACTTTCTAAAAGGGCACCACTTCTTGCATTCACCCTTGCGGTCTCTGCCTTTTCCCTTGCAGGCATCCCCCCAACCGGCGGTTTTACAGGGAAACTTTTTCTCTTTACAAGTGCTTTTAGGGAAGGTTACCTGACTATTGTAATCATAGGTGCGGTCAATACGGTCATCTCGATATTCTATTACCTTAACCTTGTAAGGATGAGCTACTCCAAAGAGGCACCTCTAATAGAGCCTATCAAGCTTTCCTTCCATGAGAAGGCCCTCTGCTATATCTTCATATTCCTGATCCTTTACATGGGCATCATGCCCTTTGGATTGTTAGGGATATTCACGGCTGCAATCTGAAAAAGTATATTTTCATCCCCCAACGGGAGATCAAAATTACCCTTGAATGGCGAGTACAGTAAAGGAAAGGTTGTTGCATGGGAATCTAGTGGTGTGGTAATTTATTCAAAAAAAGGAGGATTTCATCATGCCATACGTAAATATCAGGGTAACAAAGGAAGGTGTTACGCAGGAACAAAAGGCACAACTTATCCAGGGAGCAACAAAATTGCTCATGGATGTTTTGGGCAAAAAACCACAGACCATATTTGTTGTCATCGATGAGGTTGAAACTGACAACTGGGGGGTTGGGGGAGAGACGGTAACAGCCCGACGGAAACGGGGTCAGTAATAGCACTGCTTTACATATAGCTGAAGGCAAAAAGGGACAGGAGATGAAAAAAGATATTATTGTAATAGGAGCTGGCCTTGCGGGGATGGTGGCCACATATATGGCTCAAAAAGAGGGTGCAGAAATAGTACTGATTGATAGAGGATCAATCGGAATTGGAACAAATTCAGCAATGTCAAACGGAGTATTTGCAGGCCCTACCTCTCATTACAGCCCAGATGAGTATATCAGGGATACACTTAAGGTCGGAAGGATGATTAACAGCGAACCTTTTGTGAAGCTCATTGCACGAGAGGCCCCTGAAGCCCTTAACTTTCTCAGCTCTTTTGGGCTTGACATAGTGGAATCCAACGACCTTTATGCCTTGAAGTCTTCGCGTCCTGATATTATCCCCGGCGTGACTCTGGTAAAAAAACTGGCTGAGGTTGTAAAAAACCTGGATAGGGTTCATATCTTGACAGATTTCTATGTAGAAGAGATTTTGAAAAAGGAGAACCGGGTATATGGTGTGAGGGGTTTTGACAAAACAGGGAGAGAAATGGATATTTATGCCCCGGCTATTGTTTTAGCTACAGGCGGTGCTGGTGCCATCTATCTTAGGAATGACAATCAAAAAAACACGATGGGCCAGGGATACTACTTGGCTGCCAGGGCTGGCCTTGAGCTGTGGGACATGGAGTTTGTTCAGTTTTACCCCCTTGTGATTTCAGGTCCCCATCTTCCTTCTATGTTACATTATCCCCCATATCCCAAGGAAGCAAAACTAATCAACGCATCTGGTGATGATGTAGTAAAAAAATACGGGATGGATAATATCAATGAAGCCGTTATAAAGAAAAGGGATGAATTCTCTGCAATCCTCTTTGAGGAGATTAAGTCAGGCCCAGTATATATGGACTACCGGAATGTCCCTTCTTCATCATGGGGAAAACATCCCTTAAGTCTTTTGGCGAAGTTGAGGTTTGATTTTCGAAACAAACCTGTTCCTACATCCCCTGCTGTCCATTTTTTCATGGGAGGGGTGAGAACAGATGAACGGGGACATACCTCGCTAAAAGGTCTTTTTGCCTGTGGTGAAGTTGTATGGGGGCTTCACGGTGCAAACAGGAGGGGCGGGAATGCCCTGACTGAATGCGTTGTTTTCGGTAGAATTAGCGGACGCAGTTCAGCTCAATATGCCCTTGCCAACCGCTTGCCTTCTTTAGATTTAGAAAGGACACCCGGAGATAAGGCTTCTTACCCAACACCAACAGGTGGTCAGTTGAGAGAAATACGCCAGAAGATAAGAGAAATTGCATGGAATTACGCTGGGATGGTAAAGACCGGAAAGGGATTAGAAGAGGGTCTTGACAGACTTGAAGAGGTAGAGGGGCAGTTGAGAAAAACTGATTTCAAGGGTGTCATGGAAAGAAAACTGAAAGAAGATTTGGTGAGCGCATCCTTCATACTACGGGCAATTTTCTTCACAAGCCTTTCAAGAAAGGAGAGCCGCGGAAGCTTTATCCGCAAGGATTTTCCACAAGAGGATAATATAAACTGGCGGAAGAATTCATGCCTTGCATATGACCCGGAAAGAAACACGTTTTCCGTAAGTCATCACGATGTCATTGCCCCTATTTTTTTCCCACAGGCATGATATAAATGGGTTGTTCCTTTTCAGACATGTTTAAGGCCCTTCTCACATCCTCGTCTTTAAAACCTCCTATTACGACGGCCCCGAGCTTAAGGGGAATGGCCTGCAAATAGACATTCTGGGCAGCGTGACCGGCCTCCACATACATCCATCTTGGATTTGTCGAGCGCTCTGACATTCCGGAGAATACCAAGACTGCCGGGGCATTTTTAATGGGAGCCTGACCAACTGCATTGAATAGCTCGGCTTTTTTGTCTCCCCCGGAGATCTTTATGAGTTCATGGCCCCGGGGTTGATATTTATACATACCAATTGGAAGGTTGGTTACGTTTCCTGAAAGCAGATACACATTAAGCAGGTAAAGGACCCTTGCTGAGGGGGCTGTCCTCAGGCCTCTCCCGGGCTCTGTAATCCCCTGGGCTGCCCAGAGTATCTGGGATATCTCAGGGAGCGTTAAGGGTTCATCTCTGTAACTCCTCAAAGACCTTCTCTCCAGTAAGGCCTTCTCTACTGATACATCACCGTTATACCTGGGGAGTGGCAATTTGACGGCTTCTGTTTTGGAACCTTTATCCTGAGCGAGGGCATGTTGGCCTCCTCCGTAAAGGAGAAATGATATTGAGATTATCCAAAAAACTAAAAATGATAGAACAAAGATAGGCACCAAGGTATGTTTTTTCATACGTTACCTCCCAGGGAAATTTGGCAATAAACCGTCATTAAAATCCACATTATTAAGGGTATATTAATTTATATAATGCCGGTATTGCCTTATGTGTTGACCTTGAGCGGAGCGGGGACCAATCTGTTTTTATTCCCCTAATAAGGGGTTTTGTTTCATTCATGAGGATTGAGGAGGCCCCTAATTGATTTCCTTCTCCATCGTAGTCTATCGCAGGTATGACCCTGTACTGTTTCTTTTCTGAGTCTATTTCCACCAGGCTTAAGGTATATTTATATTTTTGATAGCCATTTGTCGGTAGCCCCATCCCTTCCCTCTGTTTTATATAATGGCTGATGGCCTGTTTCTTTTTAAACACAAAGGCAACCCATACCACAACCCTTGGGGGCATTGGCTGATAGCACTCGACCGATGCATAGATACCATCCTCATCTCCTTCAGAGTCTATTATATTGTCTATATCGGAATAAAAGGCAAATTTATCATCCTCATAAATCGATTTCCAGTTCCACATCCTTTATTTCCTCCCTTGCAGAAAGGTATTCCTATAGTAACAAATTACCACATTTTTCAGGCAATTAATAAGAAAATAGTTGATTTCCTTTTTGATTTGACTTACATCTATAAGGCTTTAAGGTACCCATCAAAAATTAAAAGGAGAAAATAAGGTATGGACTATAAAAGAATTATCCCCTGTCTTGACGTAAAGGATGGCCGTCTGGTGAAGGGGATACACTTTGTTGATTTGAAAGAGGTTGGCGATCCAGCGGAAGCCGGCAGGGAATACAGCGAGGCAGGGGCTGACGAACTGGTTTTTCTCGATATCATGGCAACGGTTGAAAAGAGAAAGACGATGATCGATGTTATTAAGAGAACGGTTGAGAGAATAACGATACCGCTTACTGTTGGAGGCGGTGTAAGAACTGCCGGGGACATTGAAGAGTTGATGAGGGCGGGTGTCTCAAAGGTTTCGATAAATACAGCGGCAGTGAAGCGCCCGGATGTTGTGAAAGAAGCTTCAGGCATGTTCGGTAAAGAAAGGATTGTTGTTGCGATAGATACCCGCAGCTCCAAAAAGGTCCCGTCTGGTTTTGAGGTGATGGTGGATGGAGGAAGAACGCCAACGGGCATTGATGCTGTTGAATGGGCAAAAAAGGTGGAGCAACTTGGGGCCGGTTCGATACTCCCCACAAGCATGGACGCAGATGGGACCCAGAAGGGATACGATATCCCGATGACAAGGGCAATAGCTGATGCGGTCAAGATACCTGTTATTGCATCAGGAGGTGCGGGGACACTCGAACACCTCTATGAGGCAATTGTTGATGGACATGCAGATGCGGTGCTTGTTGCATCAATTGCACACTTTGGCACATATACGATAAGACAGATGAAGGAATATCTGTCAGGACTGGGGATCCCGGTAAGGTTATAGAAAGAATACAGCTTTACTATTCGAAATTGTAAAAGGGGGTATAAATGAAGCTGAGTGAATATTTTGAGAACAAAGAAGGACGCGGTGTTATTGCAACCGCAGATTCTCATGGTTTTGTGAATGTAGCTGTTTACTCAAGACCTCATTTTATTGATGAAGAGACAATTGCTTATATTATGACCGACCGTCTGACGCACAAGAATTTGCAATCGAACCCTCATGCAGCATATCTTTTCATGGAGTCTGGTGAGAAGTTTGCAGGGAAAAGACTCTATCTTACAAAGATAAAAGAAGAGACAGACCCAAAGCTGATTAACGAAATACGGTGGAGAAAGACTTATGTGGTGCCCGAAGATCAACAGAAGGAACCAAGATACCTTGTATATTTTCATATAGATAGGGTGCTGCCATTGATCGGGGATAAAAAATGATGGAACATAAGGGCGGTCGCCCGGGTGCTGACAGACAAAAGAAGCATCCGCCTGTCGGTGAGAGATGTTTCATTCTCCTTTTATAGAGCATTCCGATGATTGGAAATGTCCGATATGCGGTGCGCCCAAAGGTGCATTGTTGAAAAGCAATGAAAGTATGTTGATGAAACAGATTTAAATGTGTTAAAATGGTTTTCAGGGGTGATAGTATGGAACTTTTAAAGGCAGTATCTGAGCGAAGGAGCATAAGGAAGTACAGGAGAGACCCTGTTCCTGACGAGATAATCCTTGAAATCCTCGAGGCAGCAAGATGCTCTCCTTCATGGGCAAATACCCAGGTCTGCAGGTACATTGTGGTGAAAGACCAGAAGGTAAAGGAGGAACTGAGCAATGCTCTGCCACCAACCAATCCGGCACATAATGCAATTATAGAGGCGCCCTGTGTAATATGCCTATTTGCCAAAAAAGGTTTGTCAGGGTTTTATAAAGGAGCTCCTGCAACTGACAAGGGGGGCTACTGGTTCATGTTTGATGCAGGGATTGCCATGGAACACATTGCCCTTGCCGCATGGAGCTTTGGTCTTGGAACTGTCCATGTAGGTCTTTTCGATGCAAAAAAGGCACAGGAAGTTCTCAAAATACCGGAGGAATATAGCGTTGTTGAGATGGCCCCTCTTGGGTATTTTGGTGAACCGCCGAAACCCACACCAAGAAGACCTCTAAAGGAGTCGGTATTCCTCGATTTCTACGGCCAACCCTATATCAAGTAAAATGCCCCACTGCGTAATATGCAGATAGATGGGATAAAAAGGCTATACCCCGAGAAATTTGTACAGGAAAAAATACGCAGTCATGTCCTCATTTCTGAACATTATGCAGAATCTTCTCAAAATAATCAAGTGACTGAGGATTGACCAGGGCATCTCTGTTGGTAACTGGCCTGCCATTAATTATATTCGTGATAGCGCTCTCTACCTTCTTCATATTGAATGTATAGGGTATATCAGGGGCCTCGAGAATTAAAGCAGGGACATGCCTTGGAGATGCCTTATCCCTGAGCGCTCTTTTTATCTTATCCTTCAAATCATCGGTAAGGGTTGCCCCAGGAGAAAGCTTCACAAAAAGGAGAACACGCTGGTCATTTTCCCAGCTCTGTCCTATGGCTACACTGTCGGCTATCTCATCAAATGCCTCTACAATATTGTAAATTTCAGCTGTACCTATACGAACACCCGATGGTTTCAATATGGCATCGGAACGTCCGAAGAAGGTTATGCCATGGGTATCACTGTAGAACTCCACATAATCTCCATGTCGCCATACATTCGGGTATATTGCAAAGTATGCATCTTTATACTTCGTATATTCGGGGTCGTTCCAGAAATAGAGAGGCATTGAAGGGGCAGGTGCTTCACAGACAAGCTCCCCCTGTTTGTCAAAAACTGGATTCCCCTTATCGTCGTATGCCTTCACCTTCATTCCCAGCGCAGGGGCCTGCAGTTGCCCGGCATATACTGGCAGCGTTGGAGACCCGATCGCAAAACAACCGTTGATATCAGTACCACCGGAGAGAGAATTAAAATGGACATCATCCTTGATATATTTATAAACATACTCGAATCCTTCAGCAGAGAGGGGAGAACCGGTCTGGCCGATTGCTTTCAGCGAAGTGAGTTTGAATAACTCTTTTGGTTTGAAGCCCTGACTCTTCAGCAGATTAATGTACGTTGCGCTTGTCCCGAAAAAGGTTATTTTCTCGTCATCTATCAGCTTCCACATAGTCCCCAGATCCGGATATCCAGGGTTCCCATCAAAGAGGACAATCCTGGCGCCAACTGCAAGTGAACTTATGAGCCAGTTCCACATCATCCAGCTCGGTGCCGTCATATAGATGATAGTGTCCTCTCTCTTCAAATCTGAATGGAGAACAAGCTCCTTCAGATGGTTGATCAGTATTCCGCCAACACCCTGTACCATACATTTCGGTTTCCCAGTTGTTCCTGAAGAAAACATAATATAAACGGGATGGTCAAAGGGCACCTGCTCGAATACAATCTCATCATCTTTTCCGCGGGCCAGGAAATCCTTGTAGAGAACAGCCC is a window from the Pseudomonadota bacterium genome containing:
- a CDS encoding pyridoxamine 5'-phosphate oxidase family protein yields the protein MKLSEYFENKEGRGVIATADSHGFVNVAVYSRPHFIDEETIAYIMTDRLTHKNLQSNPHAAYLFMESGEKFAGKRLYLTKIKEETDPKLINEIRWRKTYVVPEDQQKEPRYLVYFHIDRVLPLIGDKK
- the hisF gene encoding imidazole glycerol phosphate synthase subunit HisF, with translation MDYKRIIPCLDVKDGRLVKGIHFVDLKEVGDPAEAGREYSEAGADELVFLDIMATVEKRKTMIDVIKRTVERITIPLTVGGGVRTAGDIEELMRAGVSKVSINTAAVKRPDVVKEASGMFGKERIVVAIDTRSSKKVPSGFEVMVDGGRTPTGIDAVEWAKKVEQLGAGSILPTSMDADGTQKGYDIPMTRAIADAVKIPVIASGGAGTLEHLYEAIVDGHADAVLVASIAHFGTYTIRQMKEYLSGLGIPVRL
- a CDS encoding SagB/ThcOx family dehydrogenase, with amino-acid sequence MKKHTLVPIFVLSFLVFWIISISFLLYGGGQHALAQDKGSKTEAVKLPLPRYNGDVSVEKALLERRSLRSYRDEPLTLPEISQILWAAQGITEPGRGLRTAPSARVLYLLNVYLLSGNVTNLPIGMYKYQPRGHELIKISGGDKKAELFNAVGQAPIKNAPAVLVFSGMSERSTNPRWMYVEAGHAAQNVYLQAIPLKLGAVVIGGFKDEDVRRALNMSEKEQPIYIMPVGKK
- a CDS encoding nitroreductase family protein, whose protein sequence is MELLKAVSERRSIRKYRRDPVPDEIILEILEAARCSPSWANTQVCRYIVVKDQKVKEELSNALPPTNPAHNAIIEAPCVICLFAKKGLSGFYKGAPATDKGGYWFMFDAGIAMEHIALAAWSFGLGTVHVGLFDAKKAQEVLKIPEEYSVVEMAPLGYFGEPPKPTPRRPLKESVFLDFYGQPYIK
- a CDS encoding 4-oxalocrotonate tautomerase family protein, whose amino-acid sequence is MPYVNIRVTKEGVTQEQKAQLIQGATKLLMDVLGKKPQTIFVVIDEVETDNWGVGGETVTARRKRGQ
- a CDS encoding NADH-quinone oxidoreductase subunit N, with product MMLLLPELYMLLVSVTFLFISLGRRRKSIFMCAKLISLLGLVVTLTSITGRGWLFHGAYKIDLFSQVFKALLSYGFCLVVFMLDTKDEIEEGCLPEYFMFLSFSTLGLMMLVSSVELISIVISLEVSSYSLYVIIPLRKGQTKIQLEASMKYLFFGAISTGIMLYGMSYLYGMCHSTFLSEILFIFPKFIDQPIGILALILTLTGFFFKLSLFPFHFWAPDVYEGASNTTTTFIATIPKIAGAALLIRITMLASAGSSQFVSILIILSALSMTFGNLVALVQKDIKRLLAYSGIAHAGYLMMGILALSRDGSASAIYYITIYLFMNLACFYVVILLSKKGENIVLNDLVGLSKRAPLLAFTLAVSAFSLAGIPPTGGFTGKLFLFTSAFREGYLTIVIIGAVNTVISIFYYLNLVRMSYSKEAPLIEPIKLSFHEKALCYIFIFLILYMGIMPFGLLGIFTAAI
- a CDS encoding FAD-binding protein, with the translated sequence MKKDIIVIGAGLAGMVATYMAQKEGAEIVLIDRGSIGIGTNSAMSNGVFAGPTSHYSPDEYIRDTLKVGRMINSEPFVKLIAREAPEALNFLSSFGLDIVESNDLYALKSSRPDIIPGVTLVKKLAEVVKNLDRVHILTDFYVEEILKKENRVYGVRGFDKTGREMDIYAPAIVLATGGAGAIYLRNDNQKNTMGQGYYLAARAGLELWDMEFVQFYPLVISGPHLPSMLHYPPYPKEAKLINASGDDVVKKYGMDNINEAVIKKRDEFSAILFEEIKSGPVYMDYRNVPSSSWGKHPLSLLAKLRFDFRNKPVPTSPAVHFFMGGVRTDERGHTSLKGLFACGEVVWGLHGANRRGGNALTECVVFGRISGRSSAQYALANRLPSLDLERTPGDKASYPTPTGGQLREIRQKIREIAWNYAGMVKTGKGLEEGLDRLEEVEGQLRKTDFKGVMERKLKEDLVSASFILRAIFFTSLSRKESRGSFIRKDFPQEDNINWRKNSCLAYDPERNTFSVSHHDVIAPIFFPQA